Part of the Gadus macrocephalus chromosome 22, ASM3116895v1 genome, ctggcctgggaacgcctcgggatccccccgtcagagctggtcaatgtggcccgggaaagggaagtctgagGCCCCCTGCTAGAGCTACTGCCCCCgtgacccgaccccggataagcagTTTGAAGTTGAAGGATGAGGGTAGGTTCCCACCTTCCCAGCCTGCTCCTGAATGTCAGAAGGCCAGGGGCATGTTTCAGTCCAACTTTCATTTGAGGAGACTTAGAGAAGCACGCGAGAACATTGGGTGTACAGAAAACATGCACAAATGTACATCTTAAAGAAAGACCTGTTTATGATGCTACTTTTTCTACTGCTTATTGAACAattgtaaatatataaataatgacatatatatttttatatgatGTATAAATGTGCCTCATTAGCCGTGCATGCCATGGAAAACAAACTTATTGTTTTCTATATTCCTGaataatttattgaataaaactCTGCATTTCAAATAGCGTCTGGGATAGTTTCTGATCTAACAGACTCTCTAACAGATCCTGGAACAATGTTTTGCTTTGGAAGGACTTTTTGCTCACATATTTCATCATATAATTGAAAGAATGTGTCACTGGCAACGATTTTCAGCAAAGGGTGAATCACtgtacgcatgcacgcacacacacagacacattaagACAATATGATATTTAGAGTGTTTCTATTTTATAATACTGTGTACACTGTATCTAATCCACAGCATTAAAGCCATTAATAGTTGCAAAAGATGCAGTCGCGTTTCAACTTCAACCCACTGTCCTCAAGGTTGTATTTGTTGtatgacgcacacgcacacgcaccaacacacacacacacacacacacacacacacacacaccacacacacacacaccgcttccTTCCTCTTGTTTGTGCTTGTTATTGTTCTGAGAGGGTCACATCTTGCTGGAACCAGAACTGGCAGGGCGCTATCGTCCAACACAACGCTCCTAACGAACCAAACAACGTCCCCCACTGTTCCCAGTCTGCCCATCGCTCAAATCGATGGGCAGACTGGAGCTACAGCTGGCTCCTCACAATGATGACGTCCCCTCGTTGGCCCTGTGCCATGTAAAAACGTTCGGTGTATTCTCTGATGTAAACCATTAGTTTAGACCACTAATTGCCATTAATAATTGGTGGATGGCAATTCAAATTgtttaataccccccccccccccccaccatcactgCTTGAGGCATCTTTGCTTCGTTGACTTGGACGAAAACATGTTAACCATGTTTAGAAAAGGCTAATTGGAAAAATGTGTTACAATTGGGTGAAGCGAACGAATAGAACGCGGCCGTCCCCACCTGTGCTATGCAGAAAGGACGCGAGGAAGGAAACACGCGGCTCCGCCTCCTGTGTCTTATTGTTGCTTTATTTATTCCGAGAACAAATTCAATCCATCACATAAATATTAATATCCTTCCAAAAGCACACACAGAGCGAAAAGGGTGAAAATCGGCCACAGCATAAAAACCTTTATTTTCAACATTAAGGCTTCATTTGAAGCAATATTTCCAATATCCTTTTTCGTATTACAACCATATACAAAACTTTGCTGAATTAAAAGTTCAGAGTAGGGCAGGACCGGTAAAGTGCATtgatttgctctctctctctctggctgggaGGGATGACTGGCCAACTAGAGCCCAAGAGAGTGAAGCTGGTGATAAACTCACACCTTGCAGTCTATCTGAGACTATATCCTGTGATATGAGATACATCGAGGCTACAGACAGCTGGAGGATCTTCCAGCGAGTCTTCCAATGGAATGTAAACATCTGGTCTGTTAATAGTGGACAACATGGAGGCCGTTCACCTTGGGCtacaatgattgacatctgcAACGTCTAAAGTCCGCTCTTAGTTTTGCTCCCGTCTTGTGCAATCTCCGAGGAGCTttggtaaaaaagaaaaagaagggtCTCTACAAATGCACCGCAGGTGGGCTTCTGAACCCTCCCTAGGACGGGTGGGACACCCCAGGGTGTGTTCTCCATGGTGGGCACCGGGGACCCACAGGGCTGTGTGACAGAACACTTTGGCGTACTCACGGAACATGAGGCTCAGCGTCACTGAGTCTGCTCAGTCAAATCAAAACATTGAGGCCGAGCAAAATAAATCAACACTATCGGGTTTCAGAGAGCAGAAGACGGACAGCGTGCTGTTTGGCCGGGACAAACAGGCCTGGACCGGCTCCAACCAGaccacagggagggggagggggagggggaggggggggctctgggttcCTCAAAGGAAGAACTGATCTGACTTCAAGAGGTTGATCTGTGGATAACACGGGCGAGCTCATCCTGCAGCCTGTTCCAGAGCTGCACCAGGTCACGTCCTCCTCCTGGGGGGCTATAGGTCACGTATCTCCTCCCTAAGGGGGCTATAGGTCACGTTTCTCCTCCTGGGGGGCTATAGGTCACGTTTCTTCTCCTGGGGGGCTATAGGTCACGTTCATCCTCCTAGAGGGACTATAGGTCACGTTTCTCCTCCCTAGGGGCTATAGGTCACGTCCTCCTCCTGGGGGGCTATAGGTCATTCTCCTCCTAGAGGGACTATAGGTCACGTTTCTCCTCCCTAGGGGCTATAGGGCAggattaccctccctccctaagGGGGCTATAGGGCAggattaccctccctccctaagGGGGGCTATAGGCCAGGATTAGCCACGTTTAGGAGGCACAGGCCCCCTTGATCCCGGATGTCAAACAGAAAAATGTGTCCTATTTCCCACCCTTTGAGGGAAATGGGACAAgggagatgggggtgggggtcttaAGCGGCGAAGACATTCACCCATCCAAGCATTTCCAACGTAGCAAGATCTGTGTCTGGTCCTTGTGCCATCAAACTGCCACGGAAAAGCGCGAGGAACCCCAAAGTAaaacgccaccgccgccaccgccgccaccgccgccaccgccaccaccgccgccaccgccaccaccaccacctccaccaccacctccaacaccaccaccaccaccaccgccatcatctggtcttcttcttctgctgccgGAGGGCCTTCCTCCGCTTGGCGATCATGGCGTGCAGCTTGTCCACGCCCTCCCTCAGGCCCTCCCCGATGATGGCGCAGGCGGGCTGCAGGTGCCAGGGCGTGGCCGCCCCCAGCTCGCGCAGCGCCAGCAGCCGCTCCATctcggccagggccagggcgtCCCGCAGGTCCTGCTTGTTGGCCACCACCAGCACGGGCACGCCCTGGTTCTCGGCCAGCCGCGTGATCTTGTGCAGCTCCGTCTTGGCCTCCTCCATGCGCTCGCCGTCCACCGAGTCCACCACGAACACCAGGCCGTCGGCGCAGCGCGTGTACGAGCGCCACAGCGGCCGCAGCTTCTCCTGGCCGCCCACGTCCCAGAAGTGGAAGGACGCCGACGGGGTCGTCCAGTGGCGTCGCCgttcgccgccgccgccgccgccgccgccgccgccgccgccgcctcccagCGAGAGCTTGATCTTCTCACTGTTGAAGCCCTTGGTGGGCACGGTGTTGACGAACTCGTTGAAGCGCAGGCGGTACAGGACGGTGGTCTTGCCGGCGCAGTCGAGCCCCAGGATGACGATGTGAAGCGGCTGGAAGGACGGCAGGCAGGGCAGGAGGCGGTCCGACGAGAGCCCGTTCCCCATGGTGGGTCTGCTGCTCCGGTGTCACGTCCACCGTGGACACCAGAGGCttgaggcggaggagggggggggggggggggggggggcaagctgGGCTCACAGCAAGATCTTCAACAGTCTTCACTTATTACCAGGGCACTGCTGGTGCAGCAACAGGGGCCTGCAAAAGAAAATGCCAACACTGTCATTGAAGTGTAAATacaagcagcacacacacaaaacatatgcTGGGTTGGTTCGTGGTTGCAATGGGAGAAGTAAATGATTAGTGAATAAAATTCGGATATCTATTCGTCGTTACAAAGACAGCGCGGCGATCCTCGTCTCTCCTTTCAGTGGAGATGAATGACACGTTTAACAGTGGGGTGGACCGATCCCTCATTTGCACATGTAGGCGGTGGAGCAAAGGATTTCATACGCTAATTTCTATTCACTGGGTCACATCAGAGGGCCAGGCGGtaggatgtttttttttgggaatGTCTGTTTCGACCACAGCGTCCACCCTTGCATCTTTAACGGAGGTggtgggtttgattcctgcaGGGCACCCGGAGACAGGCATAGAGGTGTTGCTCGGCAACATAGACAGAGGCTGGGCTTCATTTAAACAACAAgtgttacaaaataaaagcccagacGTATGCCCCGGGGCTGGAGCTCAGCCTGAGTCTTATGATGAAACAGCACGCAGCCTGACAGCACACAAGCCCATCCGATAGCTTCTTAGAATGATTTTTAAGGGTTGGTATGTTTAATAAACATTATCCTATCCATGTTGGGAGGACATAAGAGACGAGATGAATCCGAGCCACTTACCCTCATGGTGCTGCTTCAGCCATCGCGAACAGAAACGGATCGATAAAAGCTGGAGACCTGCTGGCTGATCCTCCCGGGTCCGTGAGACCACCGATCATGGGGTCCGTGAGACCACTGGATCATGAGGTCCGTAATACCACTGTTTCATGGGGTCCGTGAGACCACTGGATCAGGGGGGTCCGTAAGACCACTGGATCATGGGGCGCGTGAGACCACTGGATCACGAAGTCCGTCGGTCGGCGCTCCTCTCTCCGCACGAGGGGGAGCGCCCGATCATCAGCGCGAAGCCCAATTGGCTGCTTCCGAACATCCCCCAGGATCCCCGTGATGTGATTGGACAAAAGTGCCGCCTGTAGCGCGTCTCCGTGCCACGCCCACACGCAGCCACCTGTCAGTCAACCCGCTCTGAGCAAGGGCGCGCTAGCGTTGATGTGCGTGTTGATGTCGATATCAAATATCAGAGCTCTAAACAATCCTGATACCGATTCGCTTCTGTAAAAAATGTCAGACTTTATAAAGATTATGTATTTGGAGAAGCGCTAAAAAAACAATTTAACTATAGAGGCCTACTTCTCATCTTTAGAACAATTGACAAAAGTTAATATTATTAactgttattatatattattattgatgtTGAGTAAGAAGTCCTGAGCTAAGCCCATATCAACTTGAAACACATATCCTGACACGTCTTTGGCCAAAACTTcgagtgttgtgtgtggtttgcaggtcgatgtgtgtttgtgttgtatgtgtgttgtatgAGTGTTTATATGTGGGTTATCTGAGTGGTTCTTTGTGTGTTGcgtgctgtgctgtgtgtgtgtgtgtgtgtgtgtgtgtgtgtgtgtgtgtgtgtgtgtgtgtgtgtgtgtgtgtgtgtgtgtgtgtgtgtgtgtgtgtgtgtgtgtgtgtgtgtgtgtgtgtgtgtgtgtgtgtgtgtgcgttttatgaggttttgtatgtgtgtatgcagatCAGCCTGTCCGGGGTTAATCGCTCTCGGTCGACGCTACTTTACAACAAAGACAAGTCTGCTTCAACAGTTTATTCCAAGTGAAGCACCGGATACCAATGCTAGCATTACATTGTTGCAAACATGCTGGCAATTTCAACTCAATAAACAGTAAGTCACAAGAAGCAGTAAGCATGCAAATAAACTGTGAAGAAAGTACAGTTTCAGCAAAAGTACCATGCTGCTCGGGCGCCACCCTGTGGTGACTGCCCTGCAACGACAACTTAGCGATGAATTATATAGatattattatatagatatcatatatatattattatatattatattcaccgcgtgcacacaagcacgcagacacacacacagacacgcgcaccccccccccacacacacacacactgaaaggcAATACTGTTTGCTTTGGCTTTTACCTtaacatatatagatataaaaacAATGTTGATTACATAATTATAACATGAGTTTAAAACATACGCAGCACCACTTTGTCATTCCCCTTGCAGTGCAGATCAGATGGAGCCCTCGCATGGCTCCTTTGTCCTCGCTCCCGCCGTCCAGACGGCTCGCTCTGCTACAGCTTCAGGGAGCTGAAGGCGGTGTAGGAGGGGTCCCAGGCCAGGAACCAGCCCGTGAAGGTGGCGGGCTCGTGGCCCTGCTTTACCGTCACCACGGGGGTCCGGGGGTCCCGGCCCCCTGGGTCGGTCTCTATGTACTGTTGAGCTGCGAGGGGAACGGTGCAAACACAGGTTAGGAAGGCCCTgcagacccccccagacctgcTGCTCATACAGGGGGACGCCTCAGGTTTTACTTTAAactttactttaaaaaaaacaaagaaagttgagttttctgattgaaataaataacaataaaaaaaaaacatgaaggaaACAGATTAAACTTTGTCGATCACGAACCCGATCTGACGGACTCCGTTCTTTCCAGATCGTTGGCGTCCTTTCCAAACCAAAGGAACACCTGCGAGGAGTACACATTGGACCTGTGAGATATGAGGGGACTGAATGTGACGCTGTGCTCATGGTGTGTGTTCTCCGGGTCCTGGGGCCGGACGTCCCGTACCTGGTCCCACACGTCCAGCAGCATCACGTCGTCCTCGgccaggtcctcctgggtgaactCCCCCGGGACCTCCTCCACCTTGGGGGGCAAGACAGCCGGGTCATGTGGAGAACCACGCCCTTCTCTTATAcgtgaatacacacatatatacgtgcacaagcacacacacgtgcacacgtgcacacacacacacatacgcacacacacaaacacacacacacacacacacaaacacgcaaacacacatacacacacgcacacgcgcacacacacacacacacacacacatgcatacccacacgcacatacacaaacacacacatactcacacgcacatgcatggccacacacacccacgtgcaaaccccccccccccccacacacacacacacacacacacacacacacacaggcacatgcatacccccacacacacacacacacacacacacacacacacacaaccacacacaaacacacacacacacacacacacacacacacacacacacacacacacacacacacaggcacatgcatacccacacacacacacacacacacacacacacacactcacactcacagacacacacactgacacgcacatgGATACcccgctccacacacacacacacacacccgcacacatacgcacgcacactctcTTTTAGTTGTTGGCAAGTCTGCAGAGCCTCAGGGCTGCTGTTTGATGAGGCCAAAGGAGCTGTTGTGAtgggagtaggcctacaacatatTTGCCAGAGTACAGATGCATGTACAGGTGTCTTAAGGGCCCCCCCACACGCTGTCATCTGTCCATATGACAACAACATCCATCCCAGTTTCTAAAAGCCGTTTGCCTGATTTATTTTTCGACGTTGTTGCAGTTCGCCGTGCAAATTAATTTCATAATGGCTGCCGCAGTGGAGCTGGCAGTGTCTGCTCTACGGCATAGCGTTGTTCACAGTTATTTATAGAGCACTATTCAGCACCCTGGCAATTCTGGCTCTCACACACTAGTTTTCCCACTTTGATCATTTTATATAACTTGAGGAGCATGGAAATGCTAATTTTAAAAAGTGATCCTAAATAATTGATTGGCGATCAACTGATCAACTTTTAGAACTGAGGGGGATGGCTTATTTCTCCCATAGCAGCAGATCAGTTGTTAAAGGATACaagtatgtatagatatatataacaATGTACCTTTACTATTTATAATAGTTCCCCTCATTCCATAGTCAGATTTATAATGGAACCAATGATGTGGAAAATGAATACGTATGAAAGTAAAACTAGTGATGGTTCCTCACCATAAACCTGCCGGTCTTGTTGGAGCAGCCGAACAGACGGACGGGATGACTCATGCTCTGACTCTGCAGGTTGTCTGAGGTCTGATAATCTGACTTCCCGCCCAACGCATCCCAGAAGTCCGCTGTAATGCAGGAACAGAAACGTTATGATCAtcatcacacacccacatacgcacacacacacacacatgcacacacacacacgcacaaacacactcaaactcacacacacacatacacacacaaacacatgcacacacgcacaaacacactcacactcacacacacacacacacacacacacacacacacacacacacacacacacacacacacacacacacacacacacacacacacacacgcacacacacacacacacacacacacacacacacatacacaaacacacacacacacatacacaagcacacagtctGATCATAGACAAGACACAATAAAGGTTCTGCAAATTGGGTCAATATATCGCCCTCTTAGCACCGAACACTGTTTGTGTTCAGAGAGTGTGAACGGCCGGATGGAAAGGCCTCCAGACCGGCAGGGGTCCGGTGCCttacctggctcctccccctctgctaTGCGCTTGCTGTTACACGCCAGCTTCTCGCTGATGTACTGggcccccttctcctcttccccgcTGGCCCCTCGGCCCACCCACTGGTACCCCTGGCCCCCGGGCGTCCTGAGCAGGAAGGCGTCGTTGGCGTTCAGGCTGGACGCCCTGGCCTCCACCTGATGGCCACAGACAAGAACACATTCAGGACCCCCTGAAGAGTATCTGCTGTACTGAATCAACTATTCTGATCTTATTCTTATCTAGTTGAACAATGTACTGAAGAATAGTGTCACTGGAGTTCTTCCCGCATTGAGGATTTATGAATGGAGTAACGCAAGGGGAGGGACCATGAACAGTCTAGTGGTCTGTCTGTAAGCCCCCTGTGTAACAGGTCTGTCTGTAAGCCCCCTGTGTAACAGGTCTGTCTGTAAGCCCCCTGTGTAACAGGTCTGTCTGTAAGCCCCCTGTGTAACAGGTCTGTCTGTAAGCCCCCTGTGAAACAGGCCTGTCTGAGAGCACCCTGTGAAACAGGCCTGTCTGAGAGCACCCTGTGTAACAGGGCTGTCTGAGAGCACCCTGTGTAACAGGGCTGTCTGAGAGCACCCTGTGTAACAGGCCTGTCTGAGAGCACCCTGTGTAACAGGCCTGTCTGAGAGCACCCTGTGTAACAGGCCAACCCTGACTTAGACTCATTTGCATCTCTGAATTCACTGGAAATTTTGCTTAGCTTAAAAAAATATGCCAGATGTGAGTTATTTTGAAGATCGTCACACCAACCCAGGCCACGCCCCTTCCCTTATGAGCTAAACCTGCTCAATGATTTGCATATTGGTTTGTGATGCGTTCAATGTTACAGGAATGTGTATATGTTCCACTAGCTTTGCTTTTCCATTGGACATATAGTGAAGTACTTGTGAGGGGGTCACTCTAAGAATGGATGAACCAGACATTAAATACATACAGGGCCGGACTACtttcaatttaaataaaaacattgttaataaaaaagaatacaaaCAAATGTGAATGATAGTTCTTTTAAATGCTTACCTCTGCGATTCTTGTAATGGTGCTCAGATTCCTCCGCACCTGGAAGAGGCGGGTTGCAGGTGGGGGGGCCTGACCCCCCAGGCGGGACGTACCATTCTTAAAGACTATCAGGGGCGTGGTCTTAAAGAGACtcaggaggtgggggggctccTTGCCCTGGGAGACCCTGACCTGAGAACACAGAAGAAGAGCCCATTTGGTACATCCTCACataacactactactactactactactactactactactactactactactactactactactactactgctgctactactactactactactactactactgctgctactactactactactactactactactactactgctgctactactactactactactactactgctgctactactactactactactactactgctactactactactactactgctactgctactactactactactactactactactactactactgctgctactactactactactactactactactactactactactactactactactactgctactactactactactactgctgctactactactactactactactactactgctgctactactactactactactactactgctgctactactactactactactactactactgctactactactactactactgctgctactactactactactactactactactactactgctactactactactactactactactactgctactgctactactactactactactactactactactactactactactactgctgctactactactactactagtactactactactactactactgctactactactactactactgctgctactactactactactactactactgctgctactactactactactactactactactgctgctactactgctactactactactactactactgctgctactactactactactagtactactactactactactactactactactactgctactactactactactagtactactactactactactactactactactactgctactactactagtactactactactactactactactactgctactactactactactactactactactactagtactactactactactagtactactactactactactactagtactactactactactactatatgaCCGTTACTGCTGCTATTACTATAAGTATAACTGCTAGCGGtactgctactactagtactactactactgctactactactactactgctactactgctactactatactactactactagtatagtactactatactactactactactcctactacaaCTTATTCACCTAATACTAATTATACTGCTAACTACTACTATGATGAATAATATGCGGATTACTACTAGGCCTACCGCTATAGCACATAACagattatatataataataattataatcatcAACAAATAATACTTAACTCAAACCTCTTTGGCCAAAACAAAACGTGCATGCTACCTATTTCTATGCCAatgcttttttttaataaatggtATGATTTCTCATTTCTAATCTAGCAATGTCGGGAAAGAGGTATCGTTAGCCAAGAAGAGGACTGGCTATGCCTCGTCTGAATCGTCCTCCCAGAGTTACAATCTCAATGTGACGACAGGAGAAAGAGCAAAGTCAATCTAGTTGTGCTTAGCTCTGCTTCTTGCACACGGTGCAGCCTGAGGGGACATAACCCCTGAGTGCACTAAAACTAAACCAGTCAGTCAAGCTCTCCAGGCATCTCATTTGCATTTCCCGTTGGACTCCAGTCGGCCCCCCGGCCCACCTGGACGGCGTTCCCTCCCAGGGACCGGTCCAGCTCCACCGTGAGGAAGGCGGAGGCTGTCAGCTCGTCCAGGGTGCAGCTGGCTCCCTGCCTGGAGGccggaggagggagggacatgACAAGATAGCTTGCACACAGCTTGCATATAGCCCGGCAGCGCATGCATCAACACATGGACACATGGTGCATATCGTGTGTGACTGGATGCTGGGTGCTGGATGCCTACCAGGTGTAGATGATCTGGCCCTTCCTGTATGTGTACAGGATGATGTAACAGTCTCCGCCGTAGAACTGACCGTAGGTGTCAGCGTCCACCGGAACTCGTCCGCTGCTCTCCACCCTCCAGATCTGAAAGGAGATtgaaagaaatgtattttcttaaatgttttatagtaTGAGTATCTGCACATCGGACACACTTGGTGAGTTTGCTGCCATCTACAGGTCACAGGGCGCTATGGATGCGATCGTCTGGTAAAGAAGGAGGAGGTCGAGCCCACCTGggttcccccactcccgtcgTCCACCATGTTGTACTGGGCCGCCATTTGGGCGGAGCTGTGGAGCTTCGAGGCGTCGAACTGGGTCTGCTGGATCTTGGCGATTCTGTTGGTGACGTAGACCTTCCCGAAGCCCTCGCTCTGGTCCTTCTCCCTCCAGCCCGAGAAGAACTGCCTGAAGATGGCTGTTTCCCCAGCCTCCGGGAGAACCTGGATCTGTTGGTGGGGAGGGAAAGGCACAtgatttacattacattatgaCATTATGCTTGGGGTGCCATCATGCTTGGCTATTTCCGGATATAAGAGAGAAATCCTTCATGTGCATGTTGTGAAAAGCTAAAAATTCAACTCTGCTTCGGGAGAAGAGCAAGGAAAAGTTGGAACATTGATTTCATTGGTCCGGGAGTTTGGTTCTCTGGTCTTATTCCGGGAAATGTATGATTCCGGGATTATGCGACCAACTGGTAAAGAGGCAAGCAAAGAATCAGTGGTGACTGGTTTGGTATAAACGCCATACCTGGCCGTCGCCCAGCGCCCAGGTAGGAACAGTAATAGCATAGAGACTATGAAGGCAGAATGTTCCTAACCTGTGTGTTTGGGTCGTAGCCCATCTGTTTGATGAAGCCCTCAGCTGTTTTCatagcctctctcctctcactgggGTTGGCCTTATGTCCTGTCCAAAGCAAATAGGATCAGTAAATAAGTAAGAATATCATTGTTTATGGAGCACCTTATTAAATGATGGGTTATGAAGTGCTTAACAGAGTGCAGAAGcaatacatataaacacacaaggCAATAGATATACACATAAGGCAAAAACATCAGAGTAAAGAAAGTAAAGAAAGAACGTGTAAAGGGCAGGTAATACAGATGCTAAACAGAAATAAGGTTTACATTTACTACGGGTTTGAGAAGATACCTTTCCACACAAAGATCTTCTTGTTCTTGCCATTGTCGAGGATGAAGCATTCATCTGACAGCAGTTGCTCCTGGTTGAATGGGTTTTCCTCTGACACAAGGGACACCTTCATGTCCCCTGAGGCATCAGACACCTGCAGACAAATCACAGAACTAATGTCAAAAGTAATGTCTACCAGTGAAAGTGAGTCTTGAAGTGTAACTGGATTTTATATGCATGTGGgtatgtatgaatgggtgaaggtCTGTACGTTTTTACATTATGTATGTAGGTACGTaggtatgtacgtatgtatggaTGTTTAGTGTTTGAGACTGCATGTATATCTTGTACCATACCATGTATAGTTTTGCGATCTTTCTATTGGCCATGTCGGCGACTGTATCCTCGCTGTCATCGTCCTCTGGTAATTCTGGCTTTCTCCCCAGAACCTGCCATGTGAAAGGAAGCGTTGGGAGCTTGATACATGTGCACAGCACACGATACAGTTAAAGGACCGCAAAGACTCTGCTgctgtctgtgtgattggctgctatAAGTAACGAAGAGGTCAACAATAACAGcatatttattatgtttctCTTTAGAGGTCCACAACGTACGGCAGGAAACCAGAGAAGAGGTTAACCGGAGATACGGTCATTGTGGAAGTAGTCTAGTCTCATTAGTCTGTAGTTATGTTGCTGATTTGAGAGTTAGACTTTGGTTAAAAAAGCAT contains:
- the scin gene encoding adseverin isoform X2; translation: MVLHHKEFEKAGRAAGLQVWRIESLELAPVPEGLHGSFFTGDAYLVLRTTMQKNHSFYDLHYWLGKECSQDESTAAAIFSVQLDDFLGGRPVQYRELQGVESTAFTSLFKGGITYKTGGVSTGFHHVVTNDLSAQRLFHIKGRRVVRATEVPLSWSKFNKGDCFIVDLGAVIYQWCGSMCNKFERLKAMQVANGIRDNERNGRAKLVVVEEGSEPSSLTEVLGRKPELPEDDDSEDTVADMANRKIAKLYMVSDASGDMKVSLVSEENPFNQEQLLSDECFILDNGKNKKIFVWKGHKANPSERREAMKTAEGFIKQMGYDPNTQIQVLPEAGETAIFRQFFSGWREKDQSEGFGKVYVTNRIAKIQQTQFDASKLHSSAQMAAQYNMVDDGSGGTQIWRVESSGRVPVDADTYGQFYGGDCYIILYTYRKGQIIYTWQGASCTLDELTASAFLTVELDRSLGGNAVQVRVSQGKEPPHLLSLFKTTPLIVFKNGTSRLGGQAPPPATRLFQVRRNLSTITRIAEVEARASSLNANDAFLLRTPGGQGYQWVGRGASGEEEKGAQYISEKLACNSKRIAEGEEPADFWDALGGKSDYQTSDNLQSQSMSHPVRLFGCSNKTGRFMVEEVPGEFTQEDLAEDDVMLLDVWDQVFLWFGKDANDLERTESVRSAQQYIETDPGGRDPRTPVVTVKQGHEPATFTGWFLAWDPSYTAFSSLKL
- the scin gene encoding adseverin isoform X1; its protein translation is MVLHHKEFEKAGRAAGLQVWRIESLELAPVPEGLHGSFFTGDAYLVLRTTMQKNHSFYDLHYWLGKECSQDESTAAAIFSVQLDDFLGGRPVQYRELQGVESTAFTSLFKGGITYKTGGVSTGFHHVVTNDLSAQRLFHIKGRRVVRATEVPLSWSKFNKGDCFIVDLGAVIYQWCGSMCNKFERLKAMQVANGIRDNERNGRAKLVVVEEGSEPSSLTEVLGRKPELPEDDDSEDTVADMANRKIAKLYMVSDASGDMKVSLVSEENPFNQEQLLSDECFILDNGKNKKIFVWKGHKANPSERREAMKTAEGFIKQMGYDPNTQIQVLPEAGETAIFRQFFSGWREKDQSEGFGKVYVTNRIAKIQQTQFDASKLHSSAQMAAQYNMVDDGSGGTQIWRVESSGRVPVDADTYGQFYGGDCYIILYTYRKGQIIYTWQGASCTLDELTASAFLTVELDRSLGGNAVQVRVSQGKEPPHLLSLFKTTPLIVFKNGTSRLGGQAPPPATRLFQVRRNLSTITRIAEVEARASSLNANDAFLLRTPGGQGYQWVGRGASGEEEKGAQYISEKLACNSKRIAEGEEPADFWDALGGKSDYQTSDNLQSQSMSHPVRLFGCSNKTGRFMVEEVPGEFTQEDLAEDDVMLLDVWDQVRDVRPQDPENTHHEHSVTFSPLISHRSNVYSSQVFLWFGKDANDLERTESVRSAQQYIETDPGGRDPRTPVVTVKQGHEPATFTGWFLAWDPSYTAFSSLKL
- the arl4ab gene encoding ADP-ribosylation factor-like 4ab; amino-acid sequence: MGNGLSSDRLLPCLPSFQPLHIVILGLDCAGKTTVLYRLRFNEFVNTVPTKGFNSEKIKLSLGGGGGGGGGGGGGGERRRHWTTPSASFHFWDVGGQEKLRPLWRSYTRCADGLVFVVDSVDGERMEEAKTELHKITRLAENQGVPVLVVANKQDLRDALALAEMERLLALRELGAATPWHLQPACAIIGEGLREGVDKLHAMIAKRRKALRQQKKKTR